CAAATTTCGGAAGATGCTAAAAAACTGACCAAAGCTCTGAAAGGTGAAAGCAAAACTCAGGGAAATTGGGGCGAAATGATTCTGGAAAGTATTTTAGAAAAATCAGGATTGGTAAAAGGAAGAGAATATTTCCTGGAGCACGAACTGAAAGATGAAGATAATAAAGCTTTGTTTTCAGAGTTTTCGGGTAAAAAAATGCGCCCTGATGCGGTTGTAAAATATCCCGACGAAAGAAATGTGATCATCGATTCTAAAGTTTCTTTGACCGCCTTTACAGAATTGGTAGACGAAACAGATTCAGACATTTATCAAATTAAAGTCAACCAACATTTATCTTCTATTAAAACTCACATCAGCCAATTGAGTCAAAAAGCGTATGACGATTACGGAAAATCTTTAGACTTTGTCATGATGTTTATTCCGAGCGAACCGGCTTATATTGCTGCAATGCAAGCTGATCAAAATCTTTGGAATTTTGCTTATGAGAAAAGAATTTTACTTTTAAATCCGAGCAACCTGATTACTTCATTAAAACTCATTGCTGATCTTTGGAAAAGAGAATATCAGAACAGAAATTCTATGGAAATTGCTGAGCGTGGTGCTAAATTATACGACAAATTCGCAGGTTTTGTAGAAAACCTTGAAAAGGTTGGAAAAAATTTAGACTTAGCAAAAAATGTTTACAATGATGCTTACAAGCAACTATATACAGGAAATGACAACTTAATTGTCCAGACTCAGAAACTAAAATCTTTAGGAATTAAAAATAAAAAAGAGCTTCCACAAAGCTTGATCGGAAATATAAGTGATGAATAAATAAACGTGAATAGTGAATAGTCAATTCACTTCGTTTGTCAATTTTAAACTCTTTTGTAAAGCAAAATTTACAATTGAGAATTGATTTTTAATCAAATACACTAAATTATATAACTAATCTTCCGCCAATGAATGATTGATAAGTCTGATGTAAATCTTATTTTTGCATCAATTATCAATCATTCCCCATTTATGATCATCGAGAGTTTTCAAAACGAAAAGATAAAACACATTACCAAACTTCTTACAGACAACCGTTTTCGTAAAAAATCGGAAGTTTTTGTAGTAGAAGGACAACAGGAAAACGAAAGAGCTCAGAAATACAATTTTGAAGCTGTAGAATTCTATATCTGTGAAAACATTTTCAAAGGAAATACTCCTAAAAAGAAAATTCATTTAGTGAGTGATAAAGTCTATGAAAAAATTGCTTATCGAGGGACTTCAGAAGGAATTATTGGAGTTTATAAAACCAAAGAATCTCATTTAAACAACTTTCAACCAAAAGAAAATTCAACGGTAATCATCGTAGAAGGTGTTGAAAAACCAGGAAACTTAGGTGCAATCTTAAGAAGCTGCGAAGCTTTCGGAATTGATGCTTTAATTGTTGCCGATGGAAAAACAGATTTTTATAATCCTAATGTAATTCGATCTAGTGTTGGATGCCTTTTTGGAATGGAAGTTTTTCAGGCAGACAATAACGAAGTCTATGAATTTTTAAAGAAAAACAACTTCAACATATATACAACCATTATGGATGAGACTTCCAAAGATATGTTTGAAAGAGATTTCACAAAACGTTCGGCGGTCTTATTTGGTACAGAGCATTCAGGGTTGAGTGATTTCTGGTATGGTAAAGGTCAAAATACATTAATACCGATGACCGGAAGTATTGACTCTTTAAATTTGAGTAATGCTGTAGCGATTACATGTTATGAAGCTTTAAGACAGAAAAAGTCTTAGTTGTTTTTTTAATAGTAAGACCTAAAAAAACCGTCTCGCTGAGCGAAACGGTTCTTTTATTTTAAGTCGGAGCTGATTAGTGTTTAGCTTCTTCTTTCTTAGCTTCACCTTTAACTGCTTCAGTAGCAACTTTAGCGTCAGCTTTGATAGAATCAGTAGCAACTTCTGCATTAGTTTTGATAGAATCAACAGCAGCATCTTTAGTAGAATCGATAGCAGTAACTACTGAATCTTTGTTAGCTTCGATTGAATCAGTAGAAGTTGTAGCTTCACCTTTTTTACAAGCAACTAAAGAGATTGCAGCGATAGCAGCTACGAATAATGACTTTTTCATAATAAATTAAATTTAATTTTGTTAATATTGTTTTTTAAATCTTTTTCTCTGTTCGGTTATTTGAACAAGACAAAGGTATAGCAGATATGAAATTTGTTTATGAAAAATAATTGTAATAACTTTGTAAAATAGTTTTACAAATAACAAATACTGATAATCAATAATTTAACTACTTTTTTATAAAGTGACAGATTTAGACCTCTTACATTTTGAGCAGCTCAAAAAGGACGTTCAAGCTCAATATTTGAAAGAATACACCCCTTCTTATGATGAAATATCTAAGTGGAAGGGGATTGATATTATATATTTTCAGGAAGACCTTAGGAAAAAGGCCAAAGGAAACATCAGTGAAAAATCTTTTTACACCTATTTTAAATCTTCTCCGGTTTCAAAATTACCTCGTATTGATATGCTTAATTTATTGAGTATCTATGCGGGTTACGACTCATGGTATGATTTTAAAAAGAACCATCTTTTCGCAGGAGAATTATTAAGTGATGAGAAAGATTTGAGTGATGATGAACTGAAAGAATTAGAAAAAACAGTTTCAAGTGCATTAAATTTACCTAAAACCGAAGAAGAGCCTAAAAAAACAGTATTTAATAACGAAGAAAACACCGTTTTACAAGAAAAGAATACTGAAAATCAAATAATTGAAAAAAAACAAACTATTTTAGAATCTTCTAAAATATCAGAAATAAAACCACCGAAAAAGAACTACCAAAGAACTGCATGGATTGCTGCGGCATCAGTTTTTGTTATTTTATTGGGACTTTTAGGTTTTAAGGATGAAATTTTTCAAAAAACTTATAAGTATTGTTTTACGGATGCCGACAGAAATCTAAATGTTCAGCGTGATATTGAAATTAAAGTTATTAAAGAAAACGAATCTCCTATTTTATACAGAATTAAACCAGGAGAATGTTTCATCTATCCAACAAAGGATAAAACTTTGAAAATGCAAATCAGTTCGACGGTTTATGAAGATCTTGAAGTCAACAGAAATCTTGAGAATGCACCTGAAGAAGAAACGATAGAGCTGAAACCCGATGACTATAAGATGGCGCTCTATTATTTCTCTATAAAAGATATTAACGGAGAAAATTCTGAACAGCTCATCAAACAGAAAAGAAAACAGCTGGAAAACCTCATCAGCAACACAGCTACCATAACGCAGGTTTATGACAGTGATATCTACGGTCTTGAAACTCTAGACAAGCAGGATTATATCACTTTGGTGACTACACCTACCACTTCATTAAAAAACCTGAACGTTATTGAAATGAAAAAAGATAAAGGAAAAATAGTATCTATCAAATTTAAAATCTCAAACCATGAAAACAATAAATAACTTTTTGTTTTTGACGATACTTCTTGGCGTCATCATGATTGCCTGTACAAAAAAAGAAGAAAACAACAACATAAGTGATCTTGAAAAGCTAAGAAACACAAACAATATCAATGTACAAATGGACAGTACACAAGCCATTAACTCTATTACTTTACAAAAAGTACAAGACGTGCTTGATCTGTCTACTCTTTATCTTTCCGGAAATAAAAAGACTGAAATAGATACTGCTATTTATTCAAAAATTGAGAAGTATTTTCAGAAATCAGATTCTACAACTTTCCAAGGACTATTTAAAGAACTTGAAAGTTTGAAGGTGAAAAAGGTGAAAGTAAGCCACATTAATGTTTTCAAAAAAATAAACGATAAAGACACTTTAGATTTCGCAAAATTTAATGTGGAATATATTGGCGACAAAAATAAATCAATAGGAAATTTTGAAAGAAGTGCACAATACACCCTTGTTTCTAAAGCCACAGAAAAAAATAAAGAATTTAAATTTTATTTTATTAAATTCTATTCAGACTTGCTGGAAAAAGACAGCACTTCAGTAGGCGTAACCAGATAATCTAGGGGAATATCATTTTCCCAGACATCATCAATCATATCATCGGGGTTAAAATAATTAACTCCGATTTTTTTTGAATCTTTTGAAATATTTTCAAAGAATTGATCATAAAATCCCTTTCCATACCCTACCCTGTTTCCTTTAAAATCACAATAAAGCAAAGGAGTAATCACAAAATCGAAATCTAAAACTTCTGAATCTTCGTTTGAAACAGGTTCAGAAATTCCCCAATTATTGGTTTCAAATTGAGTGTCAGAGAAAATTTCAACAGAAATCAATTTTGCATCAACGATTTTAGGAACAAAAACTTTGATATTTCGGCTTAAAAAGTAATCAATAAAAATCTGGGTATTAATTTCTTTAAACTTTTCAATCGGAATGAAAATATGGATTTTTTGATCAGAAACAGGTTTAAAATAATCGATGAAATTTTGAAAAATTCTTTTAGAAAAAAGAGAAATTTCATCTTTTGACAGATTATTTCTTTTTTCAAGATATATTTTTCTGAGTTCTGATTTTTTCATTTTCAAATTTATAAAAAATAGCATTATACAAAACCATTTTAGAGATAGCGCTCCTACGGAGCGCAAAGTTTTGTTACATTATGTTTCTACACAGATAAAAGGCCTACGGAGTTTTCTAATAATATTTAATTCAATAAAAAAAAGGTTGCGCTCCGGAGGAGCGCAACCTTTACATCATCATAAATCTGAGGATCGACTATCCTAAAATTTTATATATTTTATCTGACAAACGAACTCTGAACGGAAGTTCAAAAGTAATTTGGTCACCTGCTTTTGCTGTTTCGCAAGAACTTCCATTAACAAATATTTCAGTAATTGTAATTTCCTGTTCTCCTGTTGTTGGGCCAGAGATTAAAACTTTATCTCCAACTGAAACTTCATTATTTTCAATTAAAAATTGTGCAATTTTTGATTTTGTATAGTAATGTTCAGCTTTTCCAATCAATGTTTTTTTGACTGCAATTTTCTGGCGAATATTTTTAGAATCAACTTTTGCTAAAGGTTTATTTGGTAAATCTCCTGACTTTTTAAAGGTCAAAGCATCAGACTTTCCTTTTCTGAAAACTTTATTACCAACCTGCAATCCTTTTCTTAAAGCAACTTGTTCTTCGACCGGCAAGTGTGTTATTTCTAAACATTCTGTAGAACAACAGTTTTCCATCGCCGTTTTACAGTCATCACACTGAATAAACAACAAATGACAAGCATCATTAGCACAGTTAGTGTGATTATCACACGGTTTTCCGCATTGGTGACACTGAGAAATAATATCGTCGGTAATTCTTTCTCCTAATCGGTGATCAAACACAAAGTTTTTACCAATAAATTTACTTTCAATATTTTCTTCTTTGATTTGACGGGTATATTCAATAATGCCGCCTTCCAATTGAAAAACATTTTTAAAACCTTGATGTTTGAAATAAGCACTTGCTTTTTCACAACGGATTCCGCCCGTACAATACATCAAAAGATTTTTATCATCTTTAAAATCCTGAAGCTGCTCGTTGATAATCGGCAAACTCTCTCTGAAGTTTTCCACATCTGGAGTGATAGCACCTTCAAAATGTCCTACTTCACTTTCGTAATGATTTCTAAAATCTACTACAATTGTATTGGGATCTTCCAATAAGTTATTAAACTCCTGTGCTTTTAAGTGAATTCCTTTATTGGTCACATCAAAAGTATCATCATTCAAACCATCGGCAACAATTTTATGTCTTACCTTAATCGTTAATTTCAAGAAAGAATGATTGTCTTGTTCTACTGCAACATTAAGACGAATTCCTTGCATAAAATCATAGACTTCCAACGTATTTCGAAAATCTTCCAAATGATCTGCAGGAATACTCATTTGAGCATTAATTCCTTCATGGGCAACATAGATACGACCTAATGCATCGAGTGCGTTCCAGGCTATAAATAAATCGTCGCGAAATTTTTTGGGATTTTCAATTTTGGCATACGCATAGAAAGACAAAGTAAGGCGTTGCTTACCAGCTTCATCAATAAGTTGAGCTCTTTCTTCTGCGCTTAAGGTGTTATACAGTTGCATGCTATAAACGGTTTAAGTGAGAAAATTATTTTTGCAAAGATAGTTAATTTTTCAAATGTGGTTGATATGACATAAAGCACCTTCTTATAAGTTACAATTTAACTTTTTGACTGATTTTACAATCTAATAGATGACATTTTGTCTTTAATAATTTTTTAAGCAGTGTTAAACTCATACGATAATTATTACATAAACTATAAAATGGTATAATTCTCGTTAAATTTTAGTTAAAAATGAAACACTTAAGATTATTTACATACATATTTAGCATTAAATTTGTGTAAGATAAAATAACAATCAAACAAAGAAGACATACAATGAAGAGTACTTTTAAAAAACTTTTACCATTTGCCGTTGTAGGGGTTCTCTCAGGAGCTACTACCGTTGGCGTGCAACAATATCTAAGTCACGATTCTAACAACGGTGACCAATCTTATTTTACAAAATCTACCAATGCTTCGTTTGTGGGAATGAATACTGCAACTGTAGGTGACGATTTTGTAAAAGCATCTAAAATGACAGTTCCGGCTGTTGTAACTATTAAAAATTATCAGAATAGGGCATCAAGCAGAGCGTCTGAGCAGGATTTGTTTGATTTCTTTTTCGGCGATCCTTTTGGAGGAAAAGGCCAACAAAGACAGAGACAGCAACAGCAAGCGCCAGAAAATATGCCTTCAGGTTTAGGATCTGGAGTAATTATTTCTCCGGATGGATATATTATTTCAAACAACCACGTTGTAGCAGGAGCAAATAAGCTTGAAGTTGTTTTAAGCAATAAAAAATCTTATATCGCAACTTTGGTAGGAACTGATCCAAACACTGACATTTCATTACTGAAAATCGAAGAAAAAGGATTGCCATTCTTAAACTTTGCCAATTCTGACAACGTTGAAGTTGGACAATGGGTTTTAGCAGTGGGTAATCCTCTTGGATTAAACTCTACGGTTACAGCGGGAATTATTTCTGCAAAAGGAAGAGGAATAGGAATTTTGGGCGGACAAGGAAAAGCAACTAACCCAATTGAAAGCTTTATACAAACCGATGCTGCCATTAATCCTGGAAACTCAGGAGGAGCATTGGTAAATGTAAATGGAGATTTGATTGGAATTAACTCAGCGATTTCATCTACAAACGGATATTATCAAGGCTACGG
Above is a genomic segment from Chryseobacterium mulctrae containing:
- the rmuC gene encoding DNA recombination protein RmuC, with amino-acid sequence MEITYLIIGCFAGGIIGAILIYFVLKSSMVSRSSYDELNYLHIKTKADLENLNLKIQDLDQIIKNEKDLNLQQSDLLNDLKNEFSKISAENTFLQTQFDEQKFLNQKQNAQIELILNEKQHLYAKNSELSAQNEGLQKSLETQKEEIKKIQEEGKLQFENLANKILEEKTEKFTTVNQNNLKNILEPFQEKINDLKNKVNEAYEKENKERFSLAEKVKELALLNQQISEDAKKLTKALKGESKTQGNWGEMILESILEKSGLVKGREYFLEHELKDEDNKALFSEFSGKKMRPDAVVKYPDERNVIIDSKVSLTAFTELVDETDSDIYQIKVNQHLSSIKTHISQLSQKAYDDYGKSLDFVMMFIPSEPAYIAAMQADQNLWNFAYEKRILLLNPSNLITSLKLIADLWKREYQNRNSMEIAERGAKLYDKFAGFVENLEKVGKNLDLAKNVYNDAYKQLYTGNDNLIVQTQKLKSLGIKNKKELPQSLIGNISDE
- a CDS encoding RNA methyltransferase; protein product: MIIESFQNEKIKHITKLLTDNRFRKKSEVFVVEGQQENERAQKYNFEAVEFYICENIFKGNTPKKKIHLVSDKVYEKIAYRGTSEGIIGVYKTKESHLNNFQPKENSTVIIVEGVEKPGNLGAILRSCEAFGIDALIVADGKTDFYNPNVIRSSVGCLFGMEVFQADNNEVYEFLKKNNFNIYTTIMDETSKDMFERDFTKRSAVLFGTEHSGLSDFWYGKGQNTLIPMTGSIDSLNLSNAVAITCYEALRQKKS
- a CDS encoding 5-formyltetrahydrofolate cyclo-ligase, whose product is MKKSELRKIYLEKRNNLSKDEISLFSKRIFQNFIDYFKPVSDQKIHIFIPIEKFKEINTQIFIDYFLSRNIKVFVPKIVDAKLISVEIFSDTQFETNNWGISEPVSNEDSEVLDFDFVITPLLYCDFKGNRVGYGKGFYDQFFENISKDSKKIGVNYFNPDDMIDDVWENDIPLDYLVTPTEVLSFSSKSE
- the trhO gene encoding oxygen-dependent tRNA uridine(34) hydroxylase TrhO — translated: MQLYNTLSAEERAQLIDEAGKQRLTLSFYAYAKIENPKKFRDDLFIAWNALDALGRIYVAHEGINAQMSIPADHLEDFRNTLEVYDFMQGIRLNVAVEQDNHSFLKLTIKVRHKIVADGLNDDTFDVTNKGIHLKAQEFNNLLEDPNTIVVDFRNHYESEVGHFEGAITPDVENFRESLPIINEQLQDFKDDKNLLMYCTGGIRCEKASAYFKHQGFKNVFQLEGGIIEYTRQIKEENIESKFIGKNFVFDHRLGERITDDIISQCHQCGKPCDNHTNCANDACHLLFIQCDDCKTAMENCCSTECLEITHLPVEEQVALRKGLQVGNKVFRKGKSDALTFKKSGDLPNKPLAKVDSKNIRQKIAVKKTLIGKAEHYYTKSKIAQFLIENNEVSVGDKVLISGPTTGEQEITITEIFVNGSSCETAKAGDQITFELPFRVRLSDKIYKILG
- a CDS encoding trypsin-like peptidase domain-containing protein; its protein translation is MKSTFKKLLPFAVVGVLSGATTVGVQQYLSHDSNNGDQSYFTKSTNASFVGMNTATVGDDFVKASKMTVPAVVTIKNYQNRASSRASEQDLFDFFFGDPFGGKGQQRQRQQQQAPENMPSGLGSGVIISPDGYIISNNHVVAGANKLEVVLSNKKSYIATLVGTDPNTDISLLKIEEKGLPFLNFANSDNVEVGQWVLAVGNPLGLNSTVTAGIISAKGRGIGILGGQGKATNPIESFIQTDAAINPGNSGGALVNVNGDLIGINSAISSTNGYYQGYGFAVPANLARKIIEDIKKFGIVQRGFLGVNSLDLSNDQQVAYYNQEKKTNIKPGSGVYITGLPDNSGAQEAGMKVGDIITKIDGANITDFADLSVAIGSKRPGDKVQVTYSRNGKETTSTVTLKDQKGGTSARTKADLSVTEKIGADFQSLDDRTKAYYGLSNGVVAKNVVEGSEIAKAGIVDGYIITEINGKPVNSQKDVENLLNKFTGTGQIKYMDDYGRGYQRGFKMP